From one Desulfuromonas thiophila genomic stretch:
- a CDS encoding ABC transporter ATP-binding protein translates to MNEFASSASAVAPAAVPLLQVEKLAKVFQTCHGPVTVLQDLDLSLNAGERLAIIGASGSGKTTLMQILGTLDRPTSGRCRFAGRDLFAATAAELNRFRNAELGFVFQFHQLLPEFTALENVLLPLLIARQNRHAALPQAEALLQRVGLGHRLHHKPGQLSGGEQQRVAIARALVRRPRLLIADEPTGNLDGDTALEIYQLLDDLHRNSALTLVVVTHNEALAARMDRICRLEQGRLVTLA, encoded by the coding sequence ATGAATGAATTCGCTTCGTCCGCTTCTGCGGTCGCGCCAGCCGCTGTGCCCCTGCTGCAGGTTGAAAAACTTGCCAAGGTATTTCAGACCTGTCACGGCCCGGTAACGGTGTTGCAGGATCTCGATCTGAGCCTGAACGCCGGTGAGCGCCTGGCCATTATCGGCGCTTCGGGGTCGGGCAAGACCACGCTGATGCAGATTCTTGGCACCCTGGATCGGCCGACGAGCGGCCGTTGCCGTTTTGCCGGGCGTGACCTGTTCGCCGCTACGGCGGCCGAGCTGAACCGCTTTCGCAATGCCGAACTGGGTTTTGTGTTCCAGTTTCACCAGCTGTTGCCGGAATTCACCGCCCTGGAAAATGTTCTGCTGCCACTGCTGATTGCCCGCCAGAATCGCCATGCCGCCTTGCCGCAGGCCGAGGCGCTGCTGCAGCGGGTGGGCCTGGGCCATCGACTGCACCACAAGCCGGGCCAGCTCTCCGGCGGCGAGCAGCAGCGGGTCGCCATTGCTCGCGCTTTGGTGCGACGGCCGCGCCTGCTCATTGCCGACGAGCCGACCGGCAATCTCGATGGTGATACGGCGCTGGAGATCTATCAGCTGCTGGACGATCTGCATCGCAACAGTGCCCTGACCCTGGTGGTGGTGACCCACAACGAGGCGTTGGCGGCGCGCATGGACCGCATCTGCCGGCTGGAACAGGGCCGTCTGGTGACGCTGGCATGA